The proteins below are encoded in one region of Cololabis saira isolate AMF1-May2022 chromosome 21, fColSai1.1, whole genome shotgun sequence:
- the zgc:195001 gene encoding tripartite motif-containing protein 16, translating into MPKKAGRKGSSTPEETLQSYEPNIPEPTTRADFMKYWLPVSLDDKTAQKLLWISEGGSKVARTSDAVCPYPNRPERYEHSPQVLSKQGLQGQRGYWEVDYEGWVVIGLVSESAPRKGPDPCGIGENGGSWGVGWCGSCYQVWHNSENVDVTLASTPTMGVYVDQPAGVIQFLSVGGDSEREVTLIHRFQAGFKEKVFPAFWVGTNSFCLIRKKDQ; encoded by the exons ATGCCCAAGAAAGCAG gAAGAAAAGGCAGCAGCACTCCAGAAG AAACCCTGCAGTCATATGAGCCAAATATCCCTGAACCGACTACCAGAGCTGACTTCATGAAAT ACTGGCTCCCCGTGTCCCTGGATGATAAAACTGCACAGAAGCTGTTGTGGATTTCTGAGGGAGGCTCCAAGGTGGCTCGAACCTCGGACGCTGTCTGTCCTTACCCCAACAGGCCAGAGCGATATGAGCACTCTCCACAG GTGCTGAGCAAGCAGGGGCTGCAGGGCCAGCGCGGCTACTGGGAGGTGGACTACGAGGGCTGGGTGGTGATCGGGCTGGTGTCGGAGAGCGCGCCCCGGAAGGGCCCGGATCCCTGCGGCATCGGGGAGAACGGCGGCTCCTGGGGCGTGGGCTGGTGCGGCTCCTGCTACCAGGTCTGGCACAACAGCGAGAACGTGGACGTGACGCTGGCGTCCACGCCCACCATGGGCGTGTACGTGGACCAGCCCGCCGGCGTCATCCAGTTCCTCTCCGTGGGAGGGGACAGCGAGAGGGAGGTCACGCTCATCCACAGGTTCCAGGCCGGCTTCAAGGAGAAAGTGTTCCCGGCGTTCTGGGTCGGCACAAATTCATTCTGTCTCATCCGGAAAAAAGATCAAtga